Genomic segment of Persephonella sp.:
GCGGAAATAGATATTCCTATCCCTGTGCCACATATAACTATTCCTCTGTCTGCTTCTCCTGAAGCTACAGCCTGTGCAACAGCCTCCCCAAAAATGGGGTAATCAACGCTTTCTTTTGAATAAGTTCCTTTGTCTATAACCTCAAAGCCTTTTTCTTCAAGGTGTTTTTTTACTATTTCCTTGTAATCGAAACCTGCATGGTCGCTTCCGATAGCTACTTTCAAGACTTCCTCCTGAGTTATCACAGATAATTCACAGAAATATTATACTATAATAAAAACCAAACACTCAGGGGGTAAATGAATGAAAAAATTAATTCTTGCACTGATGTTATTGGTTTCTGCATCCTTTGTTTATGCAGAAGAAGGAGAGGGATGCCTTGGGTCTGATATAACAAAGGAAGAAGTTCAGAAAGCCCTTTCTCCATTAATAGGTAATGTAAAAGTTGAAAAAGTATCACCTTCACCTATTGAAGATCTTTACGAAGTAATCTTAGACACACCAAGGGGAAAATTTCCCGTTTATGTAGACTGCTCTCTTAATTACCTAATCACAGGAAGCATTATTGACATCAAGCATAAAAGAGACCTTACCAGAGAAAAAGCAATGGCACTTGCCCATCAAAGTATGGAAGAAAAGCTGAAAAAGCTGGAAAAGAAACTGGGTAAAGAAAGAGTAGAAAAACTGAAAAAAGTTCTGGGACCAAGGTTTAACAACATAAAACTTGTAGATATCAAAGATATCCCTAAAAAACATCTTGTTACTTACGGTAATCCAAAGGCAAAATATACAATATACCTTGTAACAGACCCTCAATGTCCTTTCTGTGCAAAATTTGACAAAGAAATGAAAAAACTACTTAAAATGAGAAATGATGTTAAGTTTGAACTAATCTTATTCCCACTTCCTTTCCACAAACATGCATCTCCAATATCGCAAAATATCTTGTGTGAAAAATCTGTCGCAAAACAAAGGGAAATTCTTGATAAAAGTTTTGAGTATGTAAGAAATAAGCAGTATGAAAAATTATCTTCTCTGGAAAAATCCTGTAAAGAAGGTCAACAAATCATACAAGAACACTTTGCATTTGCAAGTAAGGCAGGAATTAACGGAACACCTACTTTAATATTCCCACACGGTATTGTAATCTCCGGTCTTATGTCTGCTGAGCAAATAAACAAAGTCTTAGATGCGCTGAAATGATAAGCAAAACTAAGGACAGGGAAATCCCTGTCCTTTCTGTAAGAAATTTAAAAGTATCTTTCCACACTGATAATCAAACTATACAGGCTCTTAAAGGCATATCTTTTGATTTATACAGGAATGAAATTCTGGCACT
This window contains:
- a CDS encoding DsbC family protein, with translation MKKLILALMLLVSASFVYAEEGEGCLGSDITKEEVQKALSPLIGNVKVEKVSPSPIEDLYEVILDTPRGKFPVYVDCSLNYLITGSIIDIKHKRDLTREKAMALAHQSMEEKLKKLEKKLGKERVEKLKKVLGPRFNNIKLVDIKDIPKKHLVTYGNPKAKYTIYLVTDPQCPFCAKFDKEMKKLLKMRNDVKFELILFPLPFHKHASPISQNILCEKSVAKQREILDKSFEYVRNKQYEKLSSLEKSCKEGQQIIQEHFAFASKAGINGTPTLIFPHGIVISGLMSAEQINKVLDALK